GAGGATGTGAATAACAAGTTGAAAGATTACACTTTTGGTGGAGCCAATCAAGCTAATAGTGCCTTTGTGTTGTCATTGAAAAGTATGTTTCAACAAATGTCGAAAAAACACGAAGTTATTACTCCTTCCAcatttctttctcttttcaGAAGGTCTTATCCTCAATTTGCtgaacaacaaaatggTATTTATAAACAGCAAGATGCAGAAGAAGCATTTTCCCAAATTATGAGTTCTTTGAGGAGCgaattgaaaatagatGATGTGTTTAAAATAACATTCAACACCAAGACTCAGTGTTTGGCTATCCCAGAAGATGTCACAGAAGGGTTTGAAGAGGcatttaaattgaattgtcACATTGATGTCAAGACCAATTTTTTGAGAGATGGATTGTTAGCTGGATTAAAAGAAACTATTGAGAAACATAATTCAACTTTGAACGCTGATACTGATTATGAAATAACCAAGACTATAACTAGATTACCGAAATACTTGACAGTGCATTTTATCAGATTCTTCTGGAAACGAGACATCAATAAAAAGTCCAAGATTTTGAGAAAAGTTCAATTCCCATTTGAATTAGATTTAGCAGAGATGTTAGATGTATCCATAAAGCCTGATAAAGTTTCTAATAGAGATACAATTagaaaagttgaaaaagataatttggatttgataAGAGATTTCAAAAAGGCCAAAAAGGACACCAATTTGACACCATTGGAGCAacaagaggaagaagaaatgaaaataacATCAATCAAAAGTAAGTTTAGGGAAGACTTGAACAGCGCTTTGCCCaatgttgattttaatgCCACCACAGAAAATCCTTCTAGTGTATACGAGTTGAACGCTGTTATTACACATGCTGGATCATCTGCTGATGGGGGTCATTACAAAGCTTACGTCAAGGATCCAACAGACTTGGACGGCGAGAGATGGTGGTTGTTTAATGATGACAAAGTAAGCCCAGTAAACAAAGAGAAAATCGAAACTTTagctggtggtggtgaaaGTGACTCAGctttattattggtttaCAAAGGTTTAGGGCTTTAGAAAATAGTGGgtacaacaaaaatttttttttttttttatatgaTTCTTGGAATATGTACGAAAATAttgtatataaatatatagaTCATTGTGTCGTTAGAATGAATCAGAGCAAGAGGGTAAGCAACAAGCAAGCATACAGGTGGTGCCGTTCTATTTATAAATCTTTGactaattttttaaatgttTCTACTTCTTCCCAACAGTTTAAACTCTTACCTTGGTTTTCCTTTAAACAACTGATTACGGCATTTCTCGATTCTTCCACATTTGGAGGAATAACAACCTTCCCCAATAAtgcattttcttttaacaCATTGGTCAAGTTTgtaattttatcatttgtTGCCGCAACTGAAAGTTTTTGATCTTCAGGGTCATCTTTCAATAAAGCTTTATCAGTGGTTTCTTTAAAACTGcttattgtttgtttttccaatttggCCAATTCAGCAGCTACTCTATCCTGGATATATTTCTCGGTATATTGAGCTCGGGAAAAATCCGACTAGATAAAAGGAAGGGATATGTTAGTAtatttgttggttgtttACCTGGTGTTTGGTGTCTGGCTCGACAATCCTTAATTCAATGTTTTGGGACATACTTCAGGAGACGATTCCAATTGTGATAAGAATGTGGCACTAAAGTCGATTGGAGTGTCAGGAGTAAACACTTTTGTTTCTGGTTTGGACCCATTTGCACCCATGTTGAAGTAATAGTTTTTTTAGCAACAGATAGGTTAATGTGAATATACCTCTTTATCTTGTGAGGTTTTTCAAAGGTGTGaaagaaccaaaaaaaaaaaaaaaaaaaaaaaaaacagaagaAAATCCAGTCGTGCTAATTTACAATTTGCCTATTGGTAGAtcgaaaaataaattaagCAAAATCAttgtataatttttttttttttttttgggtgtACAGTGTTAAagtcattttttttttttctctttctcatTTGTAGTTTTCGAGTCAATTGTATTTGTTCAGTTGAAAATCAGCCGTGAATTCGTGATTTAACCATGCCTCCAgttcaacaatatcaatacGTTGGTCATCAACCATCCAACTGggataaatttaaaatgGGTGCTATCATGGGGTCCACTGTCGGAGTCTGTGTGGGTGTTTTATTTGGTGGGTTCTCTATTTTACAAAATGGTGCTGGACCAAATGGAGTAATGAGAACCTTGGGTCAATATATAATGGGATCAGTTGGAACTTTTGGATTATTTATGTCTATTGGTTCAGTGATTAGATCTGAATCAGGATTTCAAGAATACGAAAAATCCATGGTGGCCATGCAAAGAGCCAAGTTAAGAGCCATCTACAGAGATGAATAATGTGTTTAATGTCTAGTCCTACCGTCTTATCCcgtgtatatatataataataataataattaaaagaatatttactaaacaaattaaaatctGACACgacaaaaaagaataatctATAATCTATGATTTCTCTAAATATGAATCTCTGTCTCAGTATTGTTTTgcaaatcaaaaagatAGGTTAAGCCAAACTCTGGAACTCTATAAGTTTCAGCCTTTCCAATCTTTTGGGCTAACTCagttaataaattctttgGTTCTAAAATAGGCTCTCCACTCAACTTGAAAGTTCCCCAGTGAATACCTTTCATGAACGATGCCTGTACCTGCAAGCAAATACGTAAAGCCTCTTCTGGTGAAATGTGGCGAGGTTTCTGATGCCAGCTAGGACAATATTGGCCGATTGGTAGTAATGCCAACTTTATTGGACCGCATCGTTTACCTATAACATCAAAAAGTTCCTTCAGGTAACCAGTGTCACCAGCATGATACACTAATGATTCTCCGTTACGTTTAATCACATAAGAGCACCACAACGATTGGTTAGAATCAATCACATATCTACCAGACCAATGCATAGAAGGAACACACTCAATTTCATACTTATCAGGTAAATTATCACTGATATAATTGGTAATGTCTATTGTATCCCACCAGTCCATCTCAATAACTTTATATATACCTTTACGAGCCAATTTTGACTTCAACCCAAGGGGCACAATCCAAGTTGTTGTATTCTTGATTTTACCAGCTAAGTCTAATTCCAAATGGTCTGGGTGATCATGCGAcaccaaaacaaaattcaAGTTGTCATTAGTTGCAAATTTAATCTGGTCCAAATCCATTGGTGAGCAAGTTAATCTTTTAGGGCCTATAGATGGAGTAATCAAGTGCTCGCTGATTATAGGGTCAGTTAAAAAGTTAACACCCAGAATTTGGAACAAAGTGCAAGATTGACCCAACCAGGTGAAAAGTAATTGCTGATGCAACGGGATCGAATTAAACCAGCTTGGCTTTACTTTCAATTGCAgaaaattattgttttctaTGCACTTTTTCAAAACCTCTGAGTTCTTTCTAAATCTGTCCAAATCGGGTTTGAATACTTTTAAAATGTCTTCCACTTCAACGGCACCATCATGTGGCTTTGGTAGTTTTTTATGAAGTTCAATCGTATTACCATAAACACTTTCAAAAAGTTGCATAATCCTCActaaaataaattcaaatgcTGTCTGGGGACGATACTCCTCAAATGGGTTGACAAACATTCCTGCAACAGAAGTCGATCTAAATTTAGATATGTCAATATCAGTTCCATTTTCTAAATTCTTAAACTCTTCTTTTCGTGCTTTGATAATGTATTGGGTTCTTACTTGTATATAAACCTCATATGAAGTATACGACAAAAGCAAGCCCAAACCTAGTTTAGACTTAATTGATAACAGTGGAAGCATTGGCCTTGGTGAGTGTTTGTAAGGTTCAGATTGTAATGAGTGTATATGTTATTTTGtagaagagaaaaaatcacaacaaaaaaaaaaaaaaaaaaagtggtATCCTGTTGTATTCTCTATATACGTTAAAGCAAATAATACAcacaattttcttttctctcaGCACAAAAACACAATCAATGTTGTTTGACCACACCAGCAATATCGGCAGACGCAAGAATGTGTTTTTTATAAGCATAAATATCTCCAggaaatttgaaaatagtGTTATTTTCAGCAACCCAGATTTCATTGCACACTCTATCAATGATCGACACATCATGTGAAACCATCAAAACACCTCCCTTAAAGTTCTTTAAAGCGTCTGCCAAGGCATCCAAACCTTGGGTATCCAAGTGATTGGACGGTTCATCCAAAACTAATATATGTGGCTGGTTCAAACACAAAGCCGCAAAGGCCACTCTCGACTTTTGACCCCCTGATAATAATTGCATCTTTTGCAAACCCAACGATCCAGTAATACCAAAAGACCCTAGATGACGTCTATATTCTTCATCTGTTTTACCAGGGAAAGCTTGCGACATCCAAGAAACCGCAGAAAGCGTGAGATCCATAGCATCGACGTGGTGTTGTGCAAAATACCCAATTCTTAATCGACCATTTTTGTTGACATACCCACTTGTTGGTGAGAGTTGGTCCATAATAAGTTTCAATAATGTAGTCTTACCAGTACCGTTACCACCACAAAATGCTATTCTTGAGTCCATTTGAACGTCCAAATTTACATCCTTAAATAACATTTTGTTTGTATCGTAACCAAAACTGACATCCTGCAATTGTAAGATTGGCGCAGATATGCTATCAGGTTCTGCAAACTTGAAAGTGATAGTCTTTTCATCTTCTGGAGGCTCCAATACCGGCAATTTTTCCAACTTCTTGATACGAGACTGTGCTTCTTGAGCTCTAGCAGCATTGTACCtgaatttatcaataaactCTTGTAAATGTTTTCTATAGGCCAACTGACTTTCGTATTCACGACGTTGGTTCTTGATTCTTTCCTCACGGGTTGCATAGAAAGAATCAAAGTTGGATCCACGATAGTAGTCTAATCTTTCCGAgtgttgatgaattatatCTGTAGCAACTTCGTTAAGGAATGCACGATCATGCGACACCACCAACACTGTTGATTTGTATGTTTGCAAATACTTAGCTAAAAAGGTAATAGAAGGAACATCCAACATATTCGACGGTTCAtccaataacaacaaatcTGGCTGACAAAACAATGCTCGGGCCAATGACAATCTCATTCTCCACCCCCCTGAAAATTGTTTAGTTGGTATGTTTTGAGTTTCCTTAGTAAAACCTaaaccaaacaaaattCCTGCAGCTCTACTCTCTGCTTTATCTGATTCCATTTCATAAAGTTTGTCACTCACTTCCTGCAAATGCGATTCCAAATCGTCTCTTTCGTTATCTAGTTTTTTAACTTCAAGTGAGTCTTCGTCGAATTCACTTCTCAATTTCTCTATCTCAGCAATTCTCTCGTTAATTTTCTGTTCTTCTTGTAACAAACTCTTTCTCCAAACATCTGCGTCCAACACACTTTGCAAAGCCGGCGTATCATCACCTCTAATTTCTTGCTCAACAtgtaaaattgaaatgtgTTTAGGGATATTCAATTCTCTCCTCGACAAAGCACGCAATAATGTAGATTTACCAATACCATTCTGACCAACCAACCCGTATCTTCGTCCGTAAGCCAATGTCAATGACGCCTCGCTCAAGATTCTTTGACCATCACCCACGTAAAGATCGAAGGTATCAATCTTGATATCCTTAGACTTACCGGCACTAGAACCAAATTCCATGGGATTGATTTCCAAGAAAAATGAATCGTAATcctcttctttcttttcgtTTAACAACTTGGAAGCTTCGTATTTGacaaatttgttgtttcgCTTAGCAACTTTCTTAGcaatctttctttcttgtttctccaatttcttcttaTCAACTCTACTTTCCATCTGTCTACCAGTG
This is a stretch of genomic DNA from Candida dubliniensis CD36 chromosome 1, complete sequence. It encodes these proteins:
- a CDS encoding deubiquitinating enzyme 6, putative (Similar to S. cerevisiae UBP6;~Similar to C. albicans UBP6;~spliced gene), encoding MAYTITIKNAGKTYDIELQEEDNGQILKSKIQELTLIPPERQKILIKGGKLTDEVIVSSLNLKSPVMVLGTPDKNLPSKPVEKQVFLEDLNKSQLVKVSNEPSGLTNLGNTCYLNSSLQTIFHIEDVNNKLKDYTFGGANQANSAFVLSLKSMFQQMSKKHEVITPSTFLSLFRRSYPQFAEQQNGIYKQQDAEEAFSQIMSSLRSELKIDDVFKITFNTKTQCLAIPEDVTEGFEEAFKLNCHIDVKTNFLRDGLLAGLKETIEKHNSTLNADTDYEITKTITRLPKYLTVHFIRFFWKRDINKKSKILRKVQFPFELDLAEMLDVSIKPDKVSNRDTIRKVEKDNLDLIRDFKKAKKDTNLTPLEQQEEEEMKITSIKSKFREDLNSALPNVDFNATTENPSSVYELNAVITHAGSSADGGHYKAYVKDPTDLDGERWWLFNDDKVSPVNKEKIETLAGGGESDSALLLVYKGLGL
- a CDS encoding mitochondrial protein, putative (spliced gene), whose protein sequence is MGANGSKPETKVFTPDTPIDFSATFLSQLESSPESDFSRAQYTEKYIQDRVAAELAKLEKQTISSFKETTDKALLKDDPEDQKLSVAATNDKITNLTNVLKENALLGKVVIPPNVEESRNAVISCLKENQGKSLNCWEEVETFKKLVKDL
- a CDS encoding N-acyl-phosphatidylethanolamine-hydrolyzing phospholipase D, putative (Similar to Rattus norvegicus NAPE-PLD;~Similar to S. cerevisiae FMP30;~Similar to C. albicans FMP30), translated to MLPSLSIKSKLGLGLLLSYTSYEVYIQVRTQYIIKARKEEFKNLENGTDIDISKFRSTSVAGMFVNPFEEYRPQTAFEFILVRIMQLFESVYGNTIELHKKLPKPHDGAVEVEDILKVFKPDLDRFRKNSEVLKKCIENNNFSQLKVKPSWFNSIPLHQQLLFTWLGQSCTLFQISGVNFLTDPIISEHLITPSIGPKRLTCSPMDLDQIKFATNDNLNFVLVSHDHPDHLELDLAGKIKNTTTWIVPLGLKSKLARKGIYKVIEMDWWDTIDITNYISDNLPDKYEIECVPSMHWSGRYVIDSNQSLWCSYVIKRNGESLVYHAGDTGYSKELFDVIGKRCGPIKLALLPIGQYCPSWHQKPRHISPEEALRICLQVQASFMKGIHWGTFKLSGEPILEPKNLLTELAQKIGKAETYRVPEFGLTYLFDLQNNTETEIHI
- a CDS encoding ATB-binding cassette protein, aminoacid-starvation induced mediator of eIF2 kinase, putative (Similar to S. cerevisiae GCN20;~Similar to C. albicans GCN20) is translated as MSNVGLQVRQAVPSIDPIVAEYAVGYIQHVSNSTEDSVLAQQVDIPQEMEFVNDLLVQAGGSLEKVAALTQGLKKQLSDKLNENMEKLALTGDTSKRLLDINVLQNNTKRDINSSLALLNSGNDIAHTGRQMESRVDKKKLEKQERKIAKKVAKRNNKFVKYEASKLLNEKKEEDYDSFFLEINPMEFGSSAGKSKDIKIDTFDLYVGDGQRILSEASLTLAYGRRYGLVGQNGIGKSTLLRALSRRELNIPKHISILHVEQEIRGDDTPALQSVLDADVWRKSLLQEEQKINERIAEIEKLRSEFDEDSLEVKKLDNERDDLESHLQEVSDKLYEMESDKAESRAAGILFGLGFTKETQNIPTKQFSGGWRMRLSLARALFCQPDLLLLDEPSNMLDVPSITFLAKYLQTYKSTVLVVSHDRAFLNEVATDIIHQHSERLDYYRGSNFDSFYATREERIKNQRREYESQLAYRKHLQEFIDKFRYNAARAQEAQSRIKKLEKLPVLEPPEDEKTITFKFAEPDSISAPILQLQDVSFGYDTNKMLFKDVNLDVQMDSRIAFCGGNGTGKTTLLKLIMDQLSPTSGYVNKNGRLRIGYFAQHHVDAMDLTLSAVSWMSQAFPGKTDEEYRRHLGSFGITGSLGLQKMQLLSGGQKSRVAFAALCLNQPHILVLDEPSNHLDTQGLDALADALKNFKGGVLMVSHDVSIIDRVCNEIWVAENNTIFKFPGDIYAYKKHILASADIAGVVKQH